In the genome of Epinephelus lanceolatus isolate andai-2023 chromosome 18, ASM4190304v1, whole genome shotgun sequence, one region contains:
- the nubp1 gene encoding cytosolic Fe-S cluster assembly factor nubp1 has translation MSDVPDNANEHCPGTRSEQAGKSSSCQGCPNQKICASGATKAPDPAIAEIGVKLSTVKHKILVLSGKGGVGKSTFSAHLAHALASDSMKEVALLDVDICGPSIPRIMGLEGEQVHQSGSGWSPVYVEDNLAVMSIGFLLSSPDDAVIWRGPKKNGMIKQFLRDVDWGELDYLIVDTPPGTSDEHLSIIQYLSSTHVDGAVIITTPQEVSLQDVRKEIRFCKKVKLPIIGVVENMSGFVCPSCKNTSQIFPPTTGGAERMCADLNLPLLGKVPLDPRIARSCDEGRSFLNVVPDSPAAQVYQSIVQSIKDYCSNRVTEEQSAA, from the exons actgCCCGGGCACACGAAGTGAGCAGGCAGGAAAGTCATCGTCATGTCAGGGCTGTCCCAACCAGAAGATATGTGCCTCCGGAGCCACCAAGGCCCCCGACCCTG CCATAGCAGAGATTGGAGTGAAGCTGTCAACAGTCAAACACAAGATCCTCGTGCTGTCTGGGAAAGGAGGAGTGGGGAAGAGTACGTTCAGCGCTCACCTGGCTCACGCCCTGGCAAGTGACAGCATGAAGGAG gTTGCCCTGCTGGATGTGGATATCTGTGGTCCATCCATTCCTCGTATTATGGGTTTAGAGGGAGAACAG GTACACCAGAGTGGCTCCGGCTGGTCTCCTGTG tatGTGGAAGACAACCTGGCAGTCATGTCGATTGGCTTCCTGCTCAGCAGCCCTGATGATGCAGTGATCTGGAGAGGACCCAAGAAGAACG GGATGATCAAGCAGTTTCTGAGGGATGTCGACTGGGGGGAACTGGATTACCTCATTGTGGACACGCCCCCTGGCACCTCTGACGAACACCTTTCGATCATCCAGTACCTGAGCTCCACCCACGTGGATGGAGCTGTCATCATCACCACACCACAG GAGGTATCGCTGCAGGATGTGCGAAAGGAGATCAGGTTCTGCAAGAAGGTGAAACTGCCCATCATCGGAGTGGTGGAGAATATGAGTGGCTTCGTTTGTCCTTCATGCAAG AACACGTCACAGATCTTCCCTCCCACCACCGGGGGCGCCGAGCGGATGTGTGCAGATCTAAATCTGCCCCTGTTAGGAAAGGTACCTCTGGACCCCAGGATAGCACGAAGCTGCGACGAGGGCAGGTCTTTCCTAAATGTAGTGCCTGACTCTCCTGCTGCTCAAGTCTACCAGAGTATTGTGCAGA gtaTAAAGGACTACTGTTCCAACCGTGTGACAGAGGAGCAGAGCGCCGCCTGA